TACCTCGCCCATGGTATCGTGTTCGGTTCTGAAACTCATGGTATTAAATTTTGCAGGGGCAAAGTTATGTTTTTATCCAATGCGGGGAACGGCGGGTTGTAAACTTTTTGATAAGATGTCTGAATCAGAATTTACCGAATTTGAGAATTTACAGAATGTTTGTCTGAACTCGAATTTTTGAAATTAAGCGAATTGCCTGAATGTCAGGCCGATTCGATAAATTCCAATAATTCCCCCAAATTAGAGTTTGACTTGTCCTAAAAAAGGTTGACAGTGATTTTATAAAAATAAAGATAATTATTGTTTGTTTGTCGTGTTAGGATGTGGGTAACGCGTAGCGTTATCCACATCCTAACACGTTTTTCTTTTTTTGCTTCTTTTTTTCTTTTTAAAAACGGGCGTTTGTTGTTGATAACTACCCGGCTGTCTCCTCCCTTTTTGCAGGTTTACTCTTATAATTGTTCCTCCAGAGGCGTTTGAGTTTAAACTTTCTGGTATGTACCAGTGCAGGTGTTAACATCGATATGCTGCTATGAGGGCGTAAGTAATTATAAATATTGACTGCCTGTGTCACAGCAGTTCTTGCATCTTCAATATCTATGAACGATGGCTTTAGTAGTTCCATTTTCAGGATCCCGTTTACCCGCTCAGCAATCGCATTGTCTCTTGGATCCCCGCTTTGGGTCATGCTAATATCTATGTTGTTCTCCTGTAGTGTTTTTATATAATCGTGGCAACAATATTGCGTTCCCCGATCTGAGTGATGGATCAATTCTTCTTTATTCTGACGCCCCTCAATAGCCATTTTCAATGCTAATATGCTGCCTTCGGCTGTAAGGTTCCCGCTAACATGAAAACCAACGATCTTACGGCTATAGGCATCCGTTACAAGGCTCAGATAAGCAAATTCACTGCTGAGTTCAAGGTAAGTGATATCACTTACCCATAACTGTTCTGAGCGCGTAGGGACCATGTTTTTGATCAGGTCGGGATATTTCTTCATCCAGTGATTGGAATCAGTAGTTTGTGGTTTACCACGCCGCTTTTTGTTCAACAAGCCATACTTGCCCAGCATCCTGAAAAAGTGATCTCTACCCATTTTTAATTTATGGGCCTTGATAAAAGGGGTCATAAGGAAGAATAGTTTACGGCCTCCGATACGGGGCTGTAAATCCCTGTAGCCGATAACCTGCTGAACCAGCAATTCCTCCTTGATGGGTTCCTCCTCTTCCAATAAACGTCGCTTATAATAGGCTTGGCGCGAATACCCAGACAGTGAACATAACAGGGATAAGCTACAACCCTGGCTTTGTTCTACTTTCATGACTGCCTGGGGCCAGCTTTTTTTCTGATATCGGTGCCATACTGCTCATCCGATATATCAATCATTGCTTCCAGTAGATGGATCTTCAATTGGGCTTTACGTAACTCTTCCTGTAAGGCCTTGATGTCCTCTGGCATGCCCTCCCGTTCTTTTGCCACTTGAAGGGATGCTGCCCTTTGCGCTATTTTATTGTTCTTTTTCTTTTCTTCCACAACCCATCTTGATACGCTCGCGTTTCCGAATCCGTATTTCTGCCCTAATTTAGCTGATGTTGTGCCGCCCGCCAAATATTCTTCTATGGCAAGCGCTTTTCTTAATGTATAATCCATTGCTGACTACTTTTGTGTCAACCTATAGCAGGACAAGTCAGTTTCAGACAAAATTCAACGCAATCATCTATCTCACGGTTCAAAATCGGTGTAATCAAACAAGAATCGTAATGCCAGAAATAAGCCTTTACTCCAATGCCGATCTTTTGATACTGCTTGAACCACCATAATAAACCTTGCCGTTAATAATAAGCGCGGGGAGGGCTATTGATTGGTTATAAGGAATACCGTTTAAGCCATCTAACGGATGATATTGGGTGCCGTTGAGGGAGTTGTATCTCACAAATGTGGCGCCTACACGGCCAGTGTATAATACGTGGCTATCGGTTACTATCACATCTTCGCGTCTCCAATAGTCATTATGCGATTGCCAAAACTCCGCGCCGGTTTTTATATTCAGGGCGGCAACGGCTCCGGGATGGCTCATGAAAATAGTATCGCCTCTAAAATCGGGCATGCCCGATGGTGCTTTTTCCCAAAGCAGCTTCCCGGTTTTTGCATCAAGCGCAATTGTTCTGTCGTCAAGGCACTGTATCACTATTCCTTGGCGCACGCAGGTAATCCCGCTGTAAAACACGGTACTGAAATTATATTTCCAATTTAATTGCCCTGTTTTTCCGTTAAACGAGTAAAGATAGCGGTCTTGAGTAGCAAAATATACGTTGGTGCCGTCTGTAGCAGGGAAGCCCATAGCTCCGCCGGTAGTAAACATCCAGTTTTGTTTGCCGGTAAGGGCATCAACCGAATAAATACTGAAATCGAGCCCGTAAAAAAGCGTTTTATCTCCCGAAACCACATCGGTAACATTTGAATTGTAGGTGGCTTCGGCAGGCATAAAACTCCATTTAATCGCTTTGGTTTTTGAATTTATTGCGATAAGGTGTTGTGGATAGCCGCTTAGCGAGGCGTAAATGGTGCCTTTGTTGTATAAAATAGAATAGCATGTAGATTGGCCTGTTTCAAGGTCCCAGTAATCGTTGCAGCTTTTTATGCTGGTAGCTTTTATACCTTGCCCGTAAGCTATAAATAAGGTATCGCCACTAATAGCCGGCATTACCGTACCGCCCGGCGAGGGGCTGATTTTCCAGGAGATGCGGCCTTCGGCCGCTACGTTTACTTTATGGTAACTTCCATCGCTGGTATAAGGAAAATATGTGCCATGAAAAGGTAGCAACGTGTAATCGCTTGCTATTTTTTGCCCCTTGCTGGTTTTTGCAATTACCTGGCCGGTGTGCACGTCGCCGGTGGCAGTGAAAATTTCAAATGGTGGCCCGGTTAATCGCCACCCGATGGTATCCGCATCAAGGGTTACATAATACTGCACCGAATCGCCGGCCGGTAAATCGGGCTTGGTCCAGGTAAGCATAGCGTAATCTTCCATACGGTCAACTACGGTTACTTTAGTATCCGGGATCACCGGGTCGGTTTTGGGGTCGACAGATTTTTTGCACCCGGCTAATGCTACAACAGCTAATAAAATGAATCGGGCGGCTTTCATTAAAATGAGAGGGGTTTAAACAAATATAGCTATGTTTTTTGTTATCTTATTTGTTTATAGCCAATTATAAAGTATCGCAATTTGCGTTAAAGATTGTAGTTAAAGTAAATAAGGTAATTGAGGGTTTAGCATAGTGAATTTTCAAACCCATTGAATGCGGCCTTTAAAAGATGGCTCTTTTTCGTTTATAACAAGTAACCCAACCAGCAACAGCAAACAAGCGATCATAGCGTATTTGCAAAAAAGAAGCGCATGTATAATTTCCAATTGATCGCTGTCTAAGCCTGAATTAGGCTGCAGGCCCGGTTTTAGAAAATCCTGTACCTCGTATTTATAACTAACCATGTTATTAACCCATCCATATCCAAAAAAAAGGGCGAGTAAAAGGGAAATGACAACGCTGATCCCGATGTAGCGGCGCTTAATTTTAATCATAATAAAGTTTTGATGAAGATAAAGTTTTATTTATGCGCGTTATAAGTTCCGGCATATTCTTAAATAGAGTTAATTATCTCCCGCAATAAAATATTATTAACTATAAGTATTTATTCGCTTTATTTATCACTGAAATGATTTAGCAGTTTGCGCCTTTATTAAAGCAAAAACCCGGTTAGAGGCCGTGATAAAACATTTTACCTCATTCCTGAATGTTGTAAATATTTTAATATGAAAATTATTTTTTTAATTTATTTTCGTGCCCCCTTACCAAACTCACAATTATGAAATTTTTTTATTTAACGGCTATAATTTTTTGCTTCTGTTGTTGCAGTCCTAACGGCAACTTTTCTGCAGACAGAGTTACACCCGAAAAAAATAATATCGCCATAAACCAGGCACCTGCGTTCGGCCGTATCGGTTGGGTATATTCTCATAATAATCCTGAAAAAATATATAGCGCCAATATCATAGCCGACAACCTTTTGCAATTTGATTTTCCGCACAATGGGGGTTCGACCGTAACCCTTAGCATCGATAAAACCAAACGCAAAAACAGGGCACTCATCAATATCTCAAAAGGCCAGTTTGGTGCCGGTATCGACGGTTCATCCATAACCATCGGTTTTGATAATGAACAGCCCATGGCGTTCAAAGCTTCCTCGGTTTCGGATGAAGGAGCCGCGGTTATCGCCATAGATGATGCAGACAGGCTGATTAAAAACCTCCGGTCGGCCCGGAAAATGACCGTGCAGGCCGATTTTTATGATGCCGGAGAGCGTGAAATGAATTTTGAGGTGGCAGGTTTTAAATGGGATAACTAATTATCCTAAACAGGTAATCACGGCGTTTTTAACAATCAATTTTACTGTGGTATTAAAGATATAGCCTATTGGCCTTCTCAAAAAGTTTCAAATTACACCCGGTAGCTTTTAAAGAATAATTGAAGCGTGAAAGTGCATACAACAAAGGCAGTTTTACAGGCGCTATTTCGTTTTGCTGCAAATCATGCAGCCAGTCGGCATTATCAAACTCTTTGCGGTATTTTTTTTCAAGGCGCTCGTAAATACGCCAGGCATCTTCAGGGCTAAGCCATTCGGGTAGAATGTATAAGCCCGTAAGGTCGCCCATGCGCTTGCGGTCTTCGGCCTCGGCGGTACCGGGGCTGCCAAAAACAAAATAAAAATAGGCCCATACGGCTAAAAAGCAAAAGCCGGGAAGCAATGAACCGGCATCTCTGTCCAAAAAAAATAATATAAAAAATATAGCTGCCGTTATTACCGAAAACATGCGGGCGTAACCGGCAATAATGCTTTGCTTATTTAATGAAATATTAAAGCCATTGCGGCTTCGCCAGGCCGATTTGGTTACCAGCATGGAGCCTGTTGGAAACAGCGGAATTCCGAAAACCACAAATTTGGTCTCTATCCATTGGCCGTTCACTTCGTGTACCCGACCTAAAAACAACGACCCGATCAGCATGTTATAATATATTTTGGTTGTGTATTATTTAATATACCTTAATATAGAAAG
The sequence above is a segment of the Mucilaginibacter celer genome. Coding sequences within it:
- a CDS encoding PQQ-binding-like beta-propeller repeat protein, with the protein product MKAARFILLAVVALAGCKKSVDPKTDPVIPDTKVTVVDRMEDYAMLTWTKPDLPAGDSVQYYVTLDADTIGWRLTGPPFEIFTATGDVHTGQVIAKTSKGQKIASDYTLLPFHGTYFPYTSDGSYHKVNVAAEGRISWKISPSPGGTVMPAISGDTLFIAYGQGIKATSIKSCNDYWDLETGQSTCYSILYNKGTIYASLSGYPQHLIAINSKTKAIKWSFMPAEATYNSNVTDVVSGDKTLFYGLDFSIYSVDALTGKQNWMFTTGGAMGFPATDGTNVYFATQDRYLYSFNGKTGQLNWKYNFSTVFYSGITCVRQGIVIQCLDDRTIALDAKTGKLLWEKAPSGMPDFRGDTIFMSHPGAVAALNIKTGAEFWQSHNDYWRREDVIVTDSHVLYTGRVGATFVRYNSLNGTQYHPLDGLNGIPYNQSIALPALIINGKVYYGGSSSIKRSALE
- a CDS encoding IS3 family transposase, whose translation is MKVEQSQGCSLSLLCSLSGYSRQAYYKRRLLEEEEPIKEELLVQQVIGYRDLQPRIGGRKLFFLMTPFIKAHKLKMGRDHFFRMLGKYGLLNKKRRGKPQTTDSNHWMKKYPDLIKNMVPTRSEQLWVSDITYLELSSEFAYLSLVTDAYSRKIVGFHVSGNLTAEGSILALKMAIEGRQNKEELIHHSDRGTQYCCHDYIKTLQENNIDISMTQSGDPRDNAIAERVNGILKMELLKPSFIDIEDARTAVTQAVNIYNYLRPHSSISMLTPALVHTRKFKLKRLWRNNYKSKPAKREETAG